In Fimbriiglobus ruber, a single genomic region encodes these proteins:
- a CDS encoding Uma2 family endonuclease, protein MKAVIAEMPAHWLREWRNSDAARWDEVWNGVLHIPPMPNGMHQEFALDLAAYLKYRWGKPNRGLVRQEANLTTPEDEADWTHNYRIPDIVLVSSDRLHIDKNEYLAGAPLVVVEIRSPGDETYDKLPFYAALGVPEVWVFDRDTKTPEVRILVPGPAYHLVATGSDGWVRSPASGVAFRQDRPGRVWVRVGDATAEELPEE, encoded by the coding sequence ATGAAAGCGGTCATCGCCGAGATGCCAGCCCACTGGCTCCGGGAATGGCGCAACTCCGACGCGGCTCGATGGGACGAAGTGTGGAACGGGGTGCTACACATACCGCCGATGCCGAACGGGATGCACCAGGAATTCGCGCTCGATCTCGCCGCTTATCTCAAATACCGGTGGGGCAAGCCGAACCGCGGGCTCGTTCGCCAGGAAGCCAATCTGACGACGCCGGAAGACGAGGCCGACTGGACGCACAACTACCGCATCCCGGACATCGTTCTGGTCTCCTCTGACCGCCTCCACATCGACAAGAACGAATATCTGGCCGGTGCGCCGCTGGTCGTAGTCGAGATCCGGTCGCCGGGGGACGAGACATACGACAAACTCCCCTTTTACGCGGCCCTGGGTGTGCCCGAGGTGTGGGTGTTCGACCGCGACACGAAAACCCCCGAGGTGCGTATCCTCGTCCCCGGGCCGGCGTACCATCTGGTGGCAACCGGCTCAGACGGGTGGGTGCGGAGCCCGGCGAGCGGGGTCGCGTTCCGACAGGACCGGCCGGGCCGGGTGTGGGTTCGGGTCGGGGACGCGACCGCGGAGGAGTTGCCGGAAGAGTAA
- a CDS encoding pilus assembly protein TadG-related protein produces the protein MKTRSRARARRGTIVPMLAVFITSLFAFVALAVDLGILTVARSNCQNAADAAALSGARTLDNKPTSVNNNAAAAMNNAVYTIAGNGSVSGNSLLNTGFATSNVTSVQVGLYTYSSTAGQFSASGWSTAYVPSGGGQPSTTAAPATDANGNPAGSWTAVQVAVQGSQPTFFGKIFGTSSLSTNAVAVAVHRPRDIAMSLDFTGSMGFGSLISTAQYYSNANQVMNDPNAVYPQFSNYYRYTAYQTSDPTASQTGAASTRPHPFRNTTVITNPSASSPGQVYSPANLTITTPNGPPIVQDFFYDPSNISSPTTSVATTTMSNLVNAFQNWSPTQTSAGTPDSYIGPTFTYGGYNAFDTTGTSGPLPAPDNFQDQSDLTGIPYVGDKFPRKAGAMPPTGALTASYTWDVTKPNGAAVTLAEYLGWTAAYSSGSSLPSTIPTIASGRSWTNFRDANWETYGYDMNVSDYYTNVVKPGTTDPRTTVPTNTVGGKAGQVQVTPGQFQGYSMGPQYWGKTFMIWPPDPRTPSGNPGGFGQANPTGYVPGDWRLRYFYNSSGGTLANPINPKVVNASTSTGAWYPSTAPKTNYAAVLKWIKSGPMVLPPNLRSGRVLYYSSIPDTTTSSGGDSSAVAADKKFWQDYIDFVLTNSAGQYLGDYETAGWPDGVTPSVSTTTLTAYKTDPVPYMNYMDNPCRPRGQGWFGPMTMMAFLECGQNHTGGLWSGTTHQAQCWQLKVGVNSVISDVRNNHPNDFFGLAFFTATCYKSLIVPSGQDYTTLSNALFFPRSIMTQIPTNPNIEISAYTSTGENTTINSGYNLYGDIPNAQSSTDWNSGMCMAFNLLSPNPTASQDGVNYTTAASVANRQGRRGASKIVVFETDGIPNFIGTWNYKSQGYNSYYAFGSTGSGQNTPSLAAAPAVTIVKQLVAQVSSSSSSGTSGYSLPNTPARVYTIGYGDIFSDTVNNANTTALSGLLSIQQAGNTSAATDTTIPTYQIITGDYNTRISNLQNGLSRIFQSGVQVTLIQ, from the coding sequence ATGAAGACCCGATCGCGCGCCCGGGCCCGCCGCGGGACAATTGTCCCGATGCTCGCGGTGTTCATCACCTCGCTCTTCGCGTTCGTCGCGCTGGCCGTCGACCTGGGCATCCTCACGGTCGCCCGGTCCAACTGCCAGAACGCGGCGGACGCGGCGGCGCTGAGCGGCGCCCGGACCCTGGACAACAAGCCGACCAGTGTCAACAACAACGCCGCCGCGGCCATGAACAACGCCGTCTACACGATCGCCGGGAACGGCAGCGTGTCCGGGAATTCGCTCCTCAATACCGGGTTCGCCACGTCGAACGTCACGAGCGTTCAAGTCGGCCTTTACACGTACAGCTCGACCGCTGGCCAGTTCAGTGCCTCGGGCTGGTCGACGGCGTACGTCCCCAGCGGTGGCGGACAGCCGAGTACGACCGCCGCGCCAGCCACCGACGCGAACGGGAACCCGGCCGGGTCGTGGACGGCGGTGCAGGTGGCCGTCCAGGGCTCCCAGCCGACGTTCTTCGGCAAAATCTTCGGCACCTCGAGTCTGTCCACCAACGCGGTGGCCGTCGCCGTCCACCGCCCGCGGGACATCGCGATGAGCCTTGACTTTACCGGCTCGATGGGCTTCGGCTCCCTGATCTCGACCGCGCAATATTACAGTAACGCGAACCAGGTCATGAATGACCCGAACGCGGTTTATCCGCAGTTCAGCAACTACTACCGCTACACGGCCTACCAAACCTCGGACCCGACCGCGAGCCAGACGGGCGCGGCGAGTACCCGGCCCCACCCGTTCCGAAACACGACCGTCATCACCAACCCGTCCGCGTCGAGCCCGGGCCAGGTTTACTCGCCGGCGAACCTGACGATCACGACACCGAACGGCCCACCGATCGTTCAGGACTTTTTCTACGACCCGTCGAACATCTCGAGCCCGACGACGTCGGTGGCCACGACGACCATGTCGAACCTCGTGAATGCGTTCCAAAACTGGAGCCCGACGCAAACGTCCGCCGGAACTCCGGACTCGTACATCGGGCCGACGTTCACCTACGGCGGGTATAATGCGTTCGATACGACCGGGACGAGTGGTCCCCTTCCCGCCCCGGACAACTTCCAGGACCAGAGCGACCTGACCGGCATTCCGTACGTGGGTGACAAGTTCCCGCGGAAGGCCGGTGCGATGCCACCGACCGGTGCCCTGACTGCGTCATACACGTGGGACGTGACCAAGCCCAACGGGGCCGCGGTGACGCTCGCCGAGTACCTGGGGTGGACGGCCGCGTATTCGAGCGGGAGTTCGCTCCCGAGTACGATCCCGACGATCGCCTCGGGGCGCTCCTGGACCAACTTCCGGGACGCCAACTGGGAAACGTACGGCTACGACATGAACGTGAGCGACTACTACACGAACGTCGTTAAACCCGGCACCACCGACCCGCGGACCACCGTCCCGACGAACACGGTCGGCGGCAAGGCCGGCCAGGTCCAGGTCACCCCCGGCCAGTTCCAGGGGTATTCGATGGGCCCGCAATACTGGGGCAAGACGTTCATGATCTGGCCGCCCGACCCGCGGACACCGTCCGGCAACCCGGGCGGCTTCGGCCAGGCGAACCCGACCGGGTACGTCCCCGGCGACTGGCGCCTCCGGTACTTCTACAACTCGTCCGGCGGGACGTTGGCCAACCCGATCAACCCGAAGGTCGTCAATGCGAGCACCAGCACCGGGGCCTGGTACCCGTCCACCGCGCCCAAGACCAACTACGCGGCCGTACTCAAGTGGATCAAGTCCGGTCCGATGGTCCTCCCGCCGAACCTCCGATCCGGTCGGGTGCTGTACTACAGCTCGATCCCCGACACCACGACCAGTTCGGGGGGCGATAGCTCGGCCGTCGCGGCCGACAAAAAATTCTGGCAGGACTACATTGATTTTGTTCTGACGAATAGCGCCGGACAATACCTCGGGGACTACGAAACCGCCGGGTGGCCCGATGGCGTCACGCCGAGCGTCTCGACGACGACCCTGACGGCCTACAAGACCGACCCGGTGCCGTACATGAATTACATGGATAACCCGTGCCGCCCTCGCGGGCAAGGGTGGTTCGGACCCATGACTATGATGGCCTTTTTGGAATGCGGCCAGAATCACACCGGTGGCTTGTGGTCCGGGACGACCCACCAGGCCCAATGTTGGCAGCTCAAAGTGGGCGTGAATTCGGTCATCTCGGACGTGCGGAACAACCACCCGAACGACTTCTTCGGACTGGCGTTCTTTACGGCAACGTGTTACAAGTCGCTCATCGTTCCGAGCGGGCAAGATTACACGACTTTGTCGAACGCGCTGTTTTTCCCTCGCTCAATCATGACCCAGATTCCGACGAACCCGAACATCGAGATCTCCGCGTACACCTCGACCGGCGAGAATACAACAATCAACAGTGGCTACAACCTGTACGGCGACATTCCGAATGCGCAATCCTCGACCGACTGGAATAGTGGGATGTGCATGGCGTTCAACCTGCTATCGCCCAATCCGACGGCCAGCCAGGACGGGGTTAATTACACCACCGCCGCGAGTGTTGCCAACCGCCAGGGCCGACGCGGGGCATCGAAGATCGTCGTGTTCGAAACTGACGGCATTCCAAACTTTATCGGTACCTGGAACTATAAATCTCAAGGATACAACAGCTATTACGCCTTTGGCTCCACCGGCTCAGGTCAGAACACACCGAGCCTGGCGGCCGCCCCCGCCGTTACGATTGTCAAACAACTCGTCGCGCAAGTGTCCAGTAGCAGCAGCAGTGGAACCAGCGGGTATTCGCTGCCGAACACTCCGGCCCGGGTGTACACGATCGGTTACGGGGACATTTTCAGCGACACCGTGAATAACGCAAACACGACGGCTCTGTCGGGGTTGCTCAGTATTCAGCAAGCCGGCAATACGTCCGCGGCGACTGACACCACTATCCCGACGTATCAGATTATTACGGGGGATTACAACACGCGGATCAGCAACCTTCAGAACGGGTTGTCCCGGATCTTCCAAAGCGGCGTCCAGGTGACACTGATTCAGTGA
- a CDS encoding Uma2 family endonuclease translates to MKAVIAEMPGRWLQERRNSDAARWDEVWDGVLHMPPMPNLMHQYFGAVLVAYLHYRWARPLGNMVIPEVNLTPSDEPDWTANYRVPDLLLLTPDRFGIMRASYCAGAPLVVVEIRSPGDETYDKLPFYAALGVPEVWVFDRDTKAPEIRALVSGPAYHLAAAGPDGWVRSPATGIAFRQDRPGRVWVRVGDDAATAEELPQE, encoded by the coding sequence ATGAAAGCAGTCATCGCCGAGATGCCAGGCCGCTGGCTTCAGGAGCGGCGCAACTCCGACGCCGCCAGGTGGGACGAGGTGTGGGACGGGGTGCTGCATATGCCGCCGATGCCGAACTTGATGCACCAGTATTTCGGGGCCGTACTGGTTGCGTATCTTCACTATCGCTGGGCCAGACCGCTTGGCAACATGGTGATACCCGAAGTCAACCTGACTCCGTCTGACGAGCCGGACTGGACGGCGAACTACCGCGTCCCGGACCTCCTCCTTCTGACCCCGGATCGCTTCGGGATCATGCGGGCCAGTTACTGCGCCGGAGCACCACTGGTGGTCGTCGAGATCCGGTCGCCGGGGGACGAGACGTATGACAAACTCCCCTTTTACGCGGCTCTGGGCGTACCCGAGGTGTGGGTGTTCGACCGGGACACGAAAGCCCCCGAGATCCGCGCCCTGGTTTCCGGACCGGCCTACCACCTCGCGGCCGCCGGTCCGGACGGGTGGGTGCGGAGCCCGGCGACCGGGATCGCGTTCCGGCAGGACCGGCCGGGCCGGGTGTGGGTCCGGGTCGGCGACGATGCCGCGACCGCGGAAGAGTTGCCGCAAGAGTGA
- the metF gene encoding methylenetetrahydrofolate reductase [NAD(P)H], with protein MHIQDIFREHPTTFSFEFFPPKTDEASEELFHNVARLQQLKPSFVSVTYGAGGSTRDRTHDLIIRIQRETDLTAVSHLTCVCHTLDEMTAILDRYAGSGIENVLALGGDLPRDRANYDRARDAFQYADGLVGFVRSRTNAPDRRGFGIGVAGFPEGHPGTPNRLKEMDYLKRKVDAGADYICTQLFFDNRDFYDFRERCELAGIKVPIVAGIMPVASKAGMVRMADLAAGARFPAKLLRAVERCGKDDAAVARVGVHWATEQCLDLLENRVRGIHFYTLNKSDATRQIYDNLGVVDSVALRA; from the coding sequence ATGCACATACAAGATATTTTCCGCGAACACCCGACCACGTTCAGCTTCGAGTTCTTCCCGCCGAAGACGGACGAGGCGTCGGAGGAGTTGTTCCACAATGTCGCCCGGCTCCAGCAGCTCAAGCCGTCGTTCGTTTCGGTGACTTACGGTGCCGGCGGGTCGACGCGGGACCGGACCCACGATCTCATCATCCGCATCCAGCGGGAAACGGACTTAACCGCCGTCTCTCACCTCACCTGCGTCTGCCACACGCTCGACGAGATGACCGCGATCCTCGACCGGTACGCCGGGTCCGGGATCGAAAATGTCCTCGCGCTCGGCGGCGACTTACCCCGCGACCGCGCGAACTACGACCGCGCGCGGGACGCCTTCCAGTATGCGGACGGCCTGGTCGGGTTCGTCCGGTCGCGGACGAACGCCCCGGACCGCCGCGGGTTCGGCATCGGCGTCGCGGGCTTCCCCGAGGGGCACCCGGGCACCCCGAACCGGCTCAAGGAAATGGACTACCTGAAACGGAAAGTCGACGCCGGGGCCGACTACATTTGCACCCAACTATTCTTCGACAACCGGGACTTCTACGACTTCCGCGAGCGGTGCGAGCTGGCCGGGATCAAGGTTCCGATCGTGGCCGGGATCATGCCGGTCGCGTCGAAGGCGGGGATGGTCCGGATGGCTGACCTGGCTGCCGGCGCGCGGTTCCCGGCCAAACTCCTCCGCGCCGTCGAGCGGTGCGGAAAGGACGACGCGGCAGTCGCCCGAGTCGGCGTCCACTGGGCGACCGAGCAGTGCCTCGACCTGCTCGAAAACCGCGTCCGTGGCATCCACTTTTACACCCTGAACAAGTCCGACGCGACCCGCCAGATCTACGACAACCTCGGCGTCGTGGACTCGGTCGCCCTCCGGGCGTAA
- a CDS encoding transaldolase family protein — translation MTPLQSIVAAGTKLWLDSVDPDEIARNRALGATGATSNPIIIADLVKTGRFDNDIIGFAKSGLDDTATAWAVTDKLVKAAQEVFLPVWQETKGDNGWVSFELDPLLEDTASTMPVAERSKHYIELGKKWAAGHHNRMIKVPATPGGLGALEELVAAGVAVNVTLIFSERQYKIARDACYRGAQRRTDKQNVKTVYSIFVSRLDVYTEKAIPTLIPAAQGQVGIVNAKRIWALNKQFWADKGLALKQEMIFASTGTKKKEDPPWKYVESFAGSDIETNPPATNKAVQESGRTFTAHVHELPPADVLADIDAKVDMKKLEETLMAEGLEKFADPQKALLKLVADKRAKLA, via the coding sequence ATGACCCCGCTGCAATCCATCGTCGCCGCCGGGACGAAGCTGTGGCTCGACAGCGTGGACCCCGACGAGATCGCGCGGAACCGCGCGCTCGGGGCCACCGGCGCGACATCCAACCCGATCATCATCGCCGACCTCGTCAAGACCGGCCGGTTCGACAACGACATCATCGGGTTCGCCAAGTCCGGACTGGACGACACGGCGACCGCGTGGGCCGTCACCGACAAGCTCGTCAAGGCCGCCCAGGAAGTGTTCCTCCCCGTCTGGCAGGAAACCAAGGGCGACAACGGATGGGTCAGCTTCGAACTCGACCCGCTGCTCGAAGACACCGCGTCGACCATGCCGGTGGCCGAGCGGTCCAAGCACTACATCGAACTCGGCAAGAAGTGGGCGGCCGGCCACCACAACCGGATGATCAAAGTCCCGGCCACCCCGGGCGGGCTCGGCGCGCTGGAGGAACTCGTCGCGGCCGGCGTGGCCGTGAACGTGACGCTGATTTTCAGCGAGCGGCAGTACAAGATCGCCCGCGACGCCTGCTACCGCGGCGCCCAGCGGCGGACCGACAAGCAGAATGTGAAGACCGTGTACAGCATCTTCGTGAGCCGGCTCGACGTGTACACCGAGAAGGCGATCCCGACCCTGATCCCGGCCGCCCAGGGGCAGGTCGGCATCGTGAACGCCAAGCGGATCTGGGCGCTCAACAAGCAGTTCTGGGCAGACAAGGGGCTGGCGCTCAAGCAGGAAATGATCTTCGCCAGCACCGGCACGAAGAAGAAGGAAGACCCGCCCTGGAAGTACGTTGAGTCGTTCGCCGGGTCGGACATCGAGACGAACCCGCCGGCCACCAACAAGGCGGTCCAGGAGAGCGGCCGGACGTTCACCGCGCACGTCCACGAACTCCCGCCTGCCGACGTCCTGGCGGATATCGACGCCAAGGTGGACATGAAGAAGCTGGAAGAAACGCTGATGGCCGAAGGGCTGGAGAAGTTCGCCGACCCGCAAAAGGCGCTGCTCAAGCTGGTCGCAGACAAGCGGGCGAAGCTGGCGTAA
- a CDS encoding sugar O-acetyltransferase, which produces MRSETEKMLAGELYDPLDADLVHARDRARDLCQDLNATRERDQESRRRILTELFGRGGDSVWMQPPFFCDYGSNILLGERVFFNFQCVVLDVCRVTIGDFTLFGPAVQIYTATHPMNAELRRKQEFAKRVVIGSDVWVGGGAIICPGVTIGSKAVIGAGSVVTRDIPDRVFAAGNPCRVIREITE; this is translated from the coding sequence ATGCGAAGCGAAACCGAAAAGATGCTCGCCGGCGAGCTGTACGACCCACTCGACGCGGATTTGGTCCACGCCCGCGACCGGGCGCGGGATCTTTGTCAAGACTTGAACGCCACCCGCGAGCGCGACCAGGAGAGCCGCCGGCGCATCCTGACGGAACTCTTCGGCCGCGGCGGGGACTCGGTCTGGATGCAGCCGCCGTTCTTCTGCGACTACGGCTCGAACATCCTGCTCGGCGAGCGCGTGTTCTTCAACTTCCAGTGCGTCGTCCTGGACGTCTGCCGGGTCACGATCGGGGACTTCACCCTGTTCGGCCCGGCCGTCCAGATCTACACCGCCACCCACCCGATGAACGCCGAACTGCGGCGGAAGCAGGAGTTCGCCAAGCGGGTTGTCATCGGGTCGGACGTGTGGGTCGGGGGCGGGGCGATCATCTGCCCAGGGGTGACGATCGGCTCGAAAGCCGTCATCGGGGCTGGGAGCGTCGTGACCCGCGACATTCCCGACCGGGTGTTCGCCGCTGGCAACCCGTGCCGGGTCATCCGGGAAATCACGGAGTAA
- the panB gene encoding 3-methyl-2-oxobutanoate hydroxymethyltransferase has product MSQPSAVSRPVTVPEFRAAKGRAEKLTVVTAYDCTAAKLVDAAGVDAILVGDSLGTVVQGHPNTLPVTLAQMVYHTSLVVRGTARALVVADLPFLTYQVSPRQAVKNAGKLLKQGGAAAVKMEGGERTAEAIAACVRADVPVMGHVGLTPQSVNRFGGFKVQRDAEHILADARAIEQAGAFALVIECVPSDLAARITAAVSIPTIGIGAGPHCDGQVLVYHDLLGLFDGFRPKFVKRYAELGEATRAAVRAYCAEVRKGTFPGPEHEFK; this is encoded by the coding sequence ATGAGTCAGCCGTCCGCCGTGTCCCGCCCTGTTACCGTGCCCGAGTTCCGCGCCGCGAAGGGCCGCGCGGAGAAGTTGACCGTCGTGACGGCCTACGACTGTACGGCGGCCAAGCTCGTGGACGCCGCCGGGGTGGACGCGATTCTGGTGGGCGACTCGCTCGGCACGGTGGTCCAGGGGCACCCGAACACGCTCCCGGTCACGCTGGCCCAGATGGTCTACCACACGTCTCTCGTGGTCCGCGGAACGGCGCGGGCGCTGGTGGTCGCCGACCTGCCGTTCCTGACGTACCAGGTCAGCCCCCGACAGGCTGTTAAAAACGCGGGCAAGTTGTTGAAGCAGGGCGGCGCCGCGGCGGTCAAAATGGAGGGGGGCGAGCGGACGGCCGAGGCGATCGCGGCCTGCGTCCGGGCGGACGTGCCGGTCATGGGGCACGTCGGCCTGACGCCGCAGTCGGTGAACCGGTTCGGCGGGTTCAAGGTCCAGCGGGACGCCGAACACATCCTGGCCGATGCCCGGGCGATCGAGCAGGCCGGGGCGTTCGCGCTGGTGATCGAGTGCGTCCCGTCCGACCTGGCCGCCCGGATCACCGCGGCCGTGTCGATCCCGACCATTGGCATCGGCGCCGGCCCCCACTGCGACGGCCAGGTGCTGGTTTACCACGACCTGCTCGGCCTGTTCGACGGGTTCCGGCCGAAGTTCGTGAAGCGGTACGCCGAACTCGGCGAGGCGACGCGGGCGGCCGTCCGGGCGTACTGCGCGGAAGTCCGCAAGGGCACGTTCCCCGGGCCGGAACACGAGTTCAAGTGA
- a CDS encoding Uma2 family endonuclease, whose product MKAVIAEMPARWLQERRNSDAAQWDEMWDGVLHMPPMPNEMHQDFEGALAAYLRYRWARPSGNKVFAQINLAPPDEPNWTANYRVPDLLLLSPDRFGIRRGSHWAGAPLVVVEVRSPGDETDDKLPFYAALGVPEVWVFDRDTKAPEVRVLVPGPVYQIVPTGSDGWVRSPATGIAFRQDRPGQVWVQVGDDAATAEELPEE is encoded by the coding sequence ATGAAAGCGGTCATCGCCGAGATGCCAGCCCGCTGGCTGCAGGAGCGGCGCAATTCCGACGCCGCCCAATGGGACGAGATGTGGGACGGGGTGCTGCATATGCCGCCGATGCCGAACGAGATGCATCAGGATTTCGAGGGCGCCCTGGCCGCATACCTTCGCTACCGTTGGGCGCGGCCCTCCGGCAACAAGGTATTCGCCCAGATCAACCTGGCTCCGCCCGATGAACCAAACTGGACGGCAAACTACCGCGTTCCGGACCTGCTCCTCCTCTCTCCGGACCGCTTCGGGATCAGGCGAGGGAGTCACTGGGCCGGAGCGCCACTGGTGGTGGTGGAGGTGCGGTCGCCGGGTGACGAGACGGACGACAAGCTGCCGTTCTACGCCGCCTTGGGCGTACCCGAGGTGTGGGTGTTCGATCGGGACACGAAAGCCCCCGAGGTCCGCGTCCTTGTTCCGGGGCCGGTGTATCAAATCGTGCCGACGGGTTCGGACGGGTGGGTGCGGAGCCCGGCGACCGGGATCGCGTTCCGGCAAGACCGGCCGGGCCAGGTGTGGGTCCAGGTCGGCGACGACGCCGCGACGGCGGAGGAACTGCCGGAAGAGTAA